One part of the Vicia villosa cultivar HV-30 ecotype Madison, WI linkage group LG6, Vvil1.0, whole genome shotgun sequence genome encodes these proteins:
- the LOC131613279 gene encoding uncharacterized protein LOC131613279, which yields MMDENGLFEIDSKGEKFTWFNKHSQDPIHSCIDRVLGNLEWIQLNSDKNVYVMEPGVSDHALICIRKDEERMRSKSNFKFMNAVIDIIGYHEAVNQNWQRQIKGAPQNQLWNKLMRMQHVIRRLSKPLIGIKRHIEKCRENLTKAQIVLRQDRINSQLIMQEKLCTEEIIKLNETEEKILRQRAKIDWIRLGDGMKGIDIMAMRAGKQLDREQRSRLIRPITEKEVESALRAWET from the exons ATGATGGATGAAAATGGCCTGTTTGAGATTGATAGTAAAGGGGAGAAGTTTACTTGGTTTAACAAACACTCTCAAGATCCTATCCATTCATGCATTGATAGGGTGCTTGGCAATTTGGAATGGATTCAGCTGAATAGTGATAAAAATGTCTATGTGATGGAGCCTGGAGTTTCTGACCATGCTCTTATATGCATTAGAAAAGATGAAGAGAGAATGAGGAGTAAGAGCAATTTCAAGTTCATGAATGCTGTAATTGATATAATTGGTTACCATGAGGCTGTTAATCAGAATTGGCAGAGGCAAATAAAAGGAGCTCCTCAAAATCAACTCTGGAATAAATTGATGAGAATGCAACATGTTATTAGAAGATTGAGTAAGCCCCTTATTGGTATTAAAAGGCATATTGAGAAATGTAGAGAAAATCTTACCAAAGCCCAAATAGTTTTGAGACAGGATAGGATTAATTCACAGTTGATTATGCAAGAGAAATTATGCACTGAGGAAATTATCAAGCTCAATGAAACTGAGGAGAAAATTCTTAGACAAAGGGCAAAGATTGATTGGATAAGGCTTGGAGATG GGATGAAAGGTATTGACATTATGGCTATGAGGGCTGGAAAACAACTGGATAGGGAACAAAGGAGTAGGCTCATTAGACCCATCACTGAGAAGGAAGTGGAATCAGCCTTAAGAGCTTGGGAGACCTAA